A single window of Brevinematales bacterium DNA harbors:
- a CDS encoding heteromeric transposase endonuclease subunit TnsA, with protein sequence MAKQRTVFSEEKIAQRIEEGRGSGEGKDYHPWLTIQDVPSLGRVSRIHGWKTDRIHHLVSDGESRIFYLLEWANPVIDIREQFPLLDREHSQRIAEDIHIKHPHYPGTTIPYVLTTDFMITVLSDGQKKYLARTFKYPEEFTNDAKYERMLGKFEIERIYWEERGIDWGIIKETDKSKALAKNIEWIHEYYWSDGLTVKNRASLRDMLESLKMRLRSGRGQVLPMLSELDAAHGEEDGTFLALTRHLIARKEIAIDMYGKMDFNRMDTDSVFVSETKFKGENLA encoded by the coding sequence ATGGCAAAGCAAAGGACAGTATTTTCTGAAGAAAAGATTGCTCAACGGATCGAAGAAGGCAGGGGTAGCGGTGAAGGGAAGGATTATCACCCGTGGTTGACGATTCAAGACGTACCTTCATTGGGGAGAGTGTCCCGAATTCACGGGTGGAAAACCGATAGAATTCATCACCTTGTATCCGATGGAGAAAGCCGTATTTTTTATCTTCTCGAATGGGCAAATCCTGTAATAGACATTAGGGAACAATTCCCGCTTCTCGACCGGGAACATTCGCAACGGATAGCCGAAGATATCCACATTAAACATCCCCATTATCCTGGGACAACAATCCCTTACGTTCTTACGACAGACTTCATGATCACCGTCCTTTCCGATGGACAGAAAAAATACTTAGCCCGCACCTTTAAATACCCTGAAGAATTCACAAATGATGCAAAATACGAAAGAATGCTGGGGAAATTCGAAATTGAAAGGATATACTGGGAAGAACGGGGCATCGACTGGGGAATCATAAAAGAAACCGATAAATCAAAGGCTTTAGCCAAGAACATCGAATGGATCCACGAGTATTATTGGTCTGACGGTTTGACAGTCAAGAACCGCGCATCGTTGCGGGATATGCTGGAAAGCCTAAAAATGAGATTGAGAAGCGGTCGGGGTCAGGTGCTTCCCATGCTTTCAGAACTGGACGCGGCTCATGGCGAGGAAGACGGTACTTTCCTTGCACTAACCAGGCACTTAATCGCCCGGAAAGAAATTGCAATCGATATGTATGGAAAAATGGATTTTAACCGCATGGATACGGATTCAGTATTCGTTTCGGAGACGAAGTTTAAGGGAGAGAATCTCGCATGA
- a CDS encoding AAA family ATPase codes for MSNEYFSKDSVFAKKAEYIDQGLPEYNDNLLIKALPPIMSPVEVEAKLQHFPIYKDSERFLDAHLRFHIIDRLYDFFQPMDKHFEIESKISRAIRRGYLSRNPASPANVTALHEIRKAIDDKDSSLSKVRPVTVPASGFAIIGYSGVGKTTTVEKILSWYPQVILHEMKVNSVFNDFQIVWMKLDCPHNGSIKSLCTSFFIEYDRLLGARTHKDFASHSQTTTEVMIPQMTILARRNHLGLLVIDEIQNISSAKSGGSGKMLDFFVSLANRIGVPILLIGTNKALPILRGEFREARRSGGQQGPVFWENLKENEIWWQVLMNGLWKHQWTKKKVPLTPEISRLFFEHSQGIVDVAVKLFAMTQFKAIATGKETITVDIVNQAATEGLLLLKPMLDALKSKDEKKIGMFEDLLPLHYDQFRDRQIASMLNPVTNMHKRKSSASSSIDTILPQQFDPSSGQGIIMGNCYSVTDTLKQVAAEGKRTGSSVFSSLEKAGFIKDIHREFIEAG; via the coding sequence ATGAGTAACGAGTATTTTTCAAAGGATTCTGTTTTCGCAAAGAAAGCGGAATATATCGACCAAGGGTTGCCGGAGTATAACGATAACCTGCTCATCAAGGCGCTTCCGCCTATTATGTCGCCGGTAGAAGTCGAGGCTAAACTCCAACACTTCCCTATATATAAGGATTCTGAAAGGTTTCTCGATGCGCATTTAAGATTCCATATCATTGACCGCCTGTACGATTTCTTTCAACCGATGGATAAACATTTCGAAATTGAAAGTAAAATATCGAGAGCTATCCGTCGGGGTTATCTTTCCAGAAATCCCGCAAGCCCTGCCAATGTCACAGCTCTCCATGAAATCCGTAAAGCGATCGACGACAAAGACTCATCATTATCCAAAGTACGTCCGGTTACAGTACCCGCCTCGGGTTTCGCGATAATCGGGTATTCCGGCGTTGGAAAAACGACGACGGTCGAGAAAATCCTGTCATGGTATCCCCAAGTGATCCTACACGAAATGAAGGTGAACTCGGTTTTTAACGATTTCCAGATCGTTTGGATGAAGCTCGATTGTCCTCACAACGGAAGTATTAAAAGCCTCTGTACTTCCTTCTTTATAGAATATGACAGGCTCTTGGGAGCACGTACCCACAAGGATTTCGCATCCCACAGTCAGACGACCACCGAAGTAATGATACCCCAAATGACCATCTTGGCTCGCCGGAATCACCTCGGCTTATTGGTAATCGATGAAATCCAAAACATAAGCTCAGCAAAAAGCGGAGGTTCGGGTAAGATGCTGGATTTCTTCGTATCGTTGGCAAATAGAATTGGCGTTCCAATTCTTTTAATTGGGACAAATAAAGCACTTCCGATTCTTCGGGGAGAATTCAGGGAAGCGAGACGTAGCGGCGGCCAACAGGGGCCGGTTTTCTGGGAAAATCTTAAGGAAAACGAGATTTGGTGGCAGGTTCTTATGAACGGTTTATGGAAACATCAGTGGACTAAAAAAAAGGTGCCGCTGACACCCGAAATAAGCCGCTTGTTCTTCGAACACAGCCAGGGCATCGTTGATGTTGCGGTGAAGCTGTTTGCCATGACGCAATTCAAAGCAATAGCAACCGGAAAAGAAACAATAACGGTCGATATCGTCAACCAAGCAGCTACGGAAGGCTTACTGCTCCTGAAACCGATGTTGGATGCTCTAAAATCTAAAGATGAGAAAAAGATCGGGATGTTCGAAGACCTCCTCCCCCTCCATTACGACCAATTCCGCGATCGACAAATTGCTTCTATGCTGAATCCGGTAACAAATATGCACAAGCGAAAATCAAGCGCATCTTCATCGATAGATACAATATTACCGCAACAATTCGATCCTTCATCCGGGCAGGGGATAATCATGGGCAACTGTTATTCGGTAACGGATACGTTGAAACAAGTAGCGGCGGAAGGAAAGAGGACGGGTTCTTCAGTTTTTTCGTCTCTTGAAAAAGCAGGATTCATAAAAGACATCCATAGGGAATTCATCGAGGCGGGATAG
- a CDS encoding very short patch repair endonuclease, which produces MVRTPEVTHKIMSAIKQKNTKPEILLRKALWRKGLRYRVNVTKLPGRPDVVFTKARITVFCDGDFWHGHNWAIRGIPSLEDELAGYSEFWRNKILGNIKRDKETTEKLIRDGWLVLRFWESDIIADADKCADSVVEKWRERRN; this is translated from the coding sequence GTGGTGAGGACACCTGAAGTTACACATAAAATCATGTCGGCGATCAAGCAGAAGAACACAAAACCTGAAATACTCCTGCGAAAGGCGCTATGGCGCAAAGGGCTTCGTTATCGTGTTAACGTCACAAAACTACCCGGTAGACCAGACGTAGTCTTCACGAAAGCCAGAATCACTGTATTCTGTGACGGTGATTTTTGGCATGGACACAACTGGGCTATTCGAGGCATTCCCTCCCTTGAGGATGAGCTTGCGGGTTACTCCGAGTTTTGGAGGAATAAAATTCTCGGCAACATCAAGCGAGACAAGGAAACCACGGAAAAACTCATACGGGATGGCTGGCTCGTGCTGAGATTTTGGGAAAGCGATATCATCGCTGACGCCGATAAATGTGCCGATTCAGTGGTGGAAAAGTGGCGTGAGCGGCGCAACTGA
- a CDS encoding DDE-type integrase/transposase/recombinase: MINISVNSILIGNGQNGKQIRERILWMNASDTAITIDVDSPTALPEKRSVSIILEIIEQGALVIADTDPYGGYISEKSIDEKSKHIRDKAWEIVEPLILETPGVFEKELRGQLVKKTVANFGVNTHTVYRYLRRYWQRGMNKNALIPDYYYCGGRGKEKRAGIKKIGRPRKLSAITGEGINIDESIKKVFRIAIDRFYDTSKKNPLTVAFKLMLKEYFTQGYRIEDGIKKPLLIPEKDRPTFTQFSYLFAKESNLKKSVSSRYGAKKYELIYRPILGRSDAGLLGPGSLYQIDATIGDVYLASAFNRDLIIGRPVIYMVIDVFTRVVAGMYVGLEGPSWVGAMMALSNAASDKVNFCAEYGIIIGENDWPCKHIPEAILADRGEMEGGKPETMIESLHVKIQNASPYRGDMKGIIERHFLTIKDKVKPFVPGFVDVDFKERGARDYRMDAHMDIREFTALIIKMVVKYNNNKWLGHIWLDEMAIGDDVDPVPLKLWNWGIKNRVGKLRWIPEDIVKLNLMPTGTASVTERGIRFASMYYKSEKTVSENWFERARNKGSWRIDISYEPRNMDFIYIRSADGRSFDKCHLIESRGRMGKSIEDIEFIEAYLKLKKKINEGASLQAEIDLFAEIDDIVKKAKKEKNSGVGDKESKSARVKNIRNNRANEKLVNRKSEAFELGDKINGPQLVDFEDAPTEENERSKGIIDIDYIIKKQQERLNRKDE; the protein is encoded by the coding sequence ATGATAAACATTTCGGTTAACTCTATCTTAATCGGTAACGGTCAAAACGGAAAACAAATACGGGAACGTATCCTTTGGATGAACGCATCGGATACCGCGATAACCATCGATGTAGATTCCCCGACCGCATTGCCGGAAAAGAGGAGCGTCTCTATTATCCTCGAAATAATCGAGCAAGGCGCGTTAGTTATCGCCGACACTGATCCCTACGGGGGTTATATATCCGAAAAATCTATCGATGAAAAAAGTAAACACATTCGCGATAAAGCATGGGAAATCGTAGAACCGCTCATTTTAGAAACACCGGGAGTATTCGAGAAAGAGTTACGCGGGCAACTGGTGAAAAAGACTGTTGCGAATTTCGGAGTAAACACCCACACCGTTTACCGATACCTGCGCAGGTATTGGCAACGCGGAATGAATAAAAACGCCCTGATTCCCGACTATTACTACTGCGGCGGACGGGGTAAAGAAAAAAGAGCCGGAATTAAGAAAATCGGCAGACCCAGGAAATTGTCGGCAATTACCGGAGAAGGAATCAATATCGACGAATCGATAAAGAAAGTATTCAGGATAGCGATCGATAGGTTCTACGATACCTCGAAGAAAAACCCCCTAACGGTCGCCTTTAAACTAATGTTAAAGGAATACTTTACGCAGGGATATCGCATCGAAGACGGAATAAAAAAGCCCCTTCTGATTCCGGAAAAAGATAGACCAACCTTTACCCAATTTTCATATTTGTTCGCAAAAGAAAGTAATTTGAAAAAATCGGTTTCTTCGAGATACGGTGCTAAAAAATACGAACTCATCTATAGGCCTATATTAGGGAGATCGGATGCCGGCTTACTCGGCCCAGGTTCTCTCTATCAAATCGATGCCACGATCGGCGATGTTTATCTTGCATCCGCTTTCAACCGTGATTTGATTATCGGCCGCCCGGTAATCTACATGGTTATCGACGTTTTCACCAGGGTAGTCGCGGGGATGTATGTCGGGCTCGAAGGTCCGTCATGGGTGGGCGCAATGATGGCCTTATCGAACGCGGCATCGGATAAGGTAAACTTTTGTGCCGAATACGGTATTATCATTGGTGAAAACGATTGGCCCTGCAAGCATATTCCCGAGGCTATTCTAGCCGATAGAGGGGAAATGGAGGGCGGCAAACCGGAAACCATGATCGAAAGCCTGCATGTGAAAATTCAAAACGCATCCCCCTACCGCGGAGACATGAAAGGAATTATCGAACGGCATTTCCTAACAATCAAGGATAAGGTAAAACCATTCGTTCCGGGTTTTGTCGATGTCGATTTCAAAGAGAGGGGAGCAAGGGATTATCGTATGGACGCACATATGGATATCCGGGAGTTCACCGCTTTAATTATAAAAATGGTCGTTAAATACAATAACAATAAATGGCTCGGTCATATCTGGCTTGACGAAATGGCGATCGGCGACGACGTCGATCCCGTACCGTTAAAACTCTGGAATTGGGGAATAAAAAATCGAGTGGGGAAACTCCGCTGGATACCCGAGGATATCGTAAAACTCAATCTCATGCCGACGGGAACTGCATCGGTTACCGAAAGAGGGATCCGTTTTGCTTCGATGTACTATAAAAGTGAAAAAACGGTGTCGGAAAACTGGTTTGAGCGGGCGAGAAACAAAGGGAGTTGGAGAATCGATATTTCGTACGAACCGAGAAATATGGATTTCATATACATACGATCTGCCGATGGGAGAAGTTTTGATAAATGTCACCTTATCGAAAGCCGTGGAAGAATGGGTAAGTCTATCGAGGATATCGAATTCATTGAAGCCTATCTTAAACTAAAGAAAAAAATAAATGAGGGAGCCTCCCTTCAAGCCGAAATCGATTTATTTGCTGAAATAGACGACATTGTTAAAAAAGCTAAAAAAGAAAAGAATTCGGGAGTAGGTGATAAAGAGAGTAAAAGCGCAAGAGTAAAAAATATCAGGAATAACCGCGCTAATGAAAAGTTGGTCAACCGTAAAAGCGAAGCATTCGAACTTGGAGATAAGATTAACGGACCGCAATTGGTTGACTTCGAGGATGCACCTACCGAAGAAAACGAGCGGTCGAAGGGGATTATTGACATCGATTATATTATAAAAAAACAGCAGGAGAGGTTGAACCGTAAAGATGAGTAA
- a CDS encoding DEAD/DEAH box helicase family protein translates to MTFYTHDISQGNNWKGLVRAVARVMSHIGWKDTAVIDGSGDMGADVLATQADGDRIRSWVVQSKAVSGDRYIGPNAMQEAINALSFYGTEIAAVATNGEFTQTAKTRQKQLEANGYTLKLWNGAFIKKLIEQMPADSVALRELRPYQESIIKKVVEVYDSGGKKAFYIVATGLGKTVIAATITRQLWERGCRRILVLCHQTDLAQQLEQGFWSQLTKEVPTSVFFDGIPPKDTEGVSFGLYQSLYGYLPGIEEDRFDVVIVDEAHHALAYGFRACLEHLRPRFLIGMTATPWRGDGQNLNTVFGEPLAKVSLVDGMAMGFLSKVDYRILCDNVDWDGMQSISKKKLSIKDLNKRLFLPQRDEAVITEIQNVVKTVPNPRIAIFSPSIEHSNRFAAMLSAAGIPTASLSTSDKAERRKRLLSFSAGNYSTVTAVDVMNEGIDIPDVNILVFLRATHSRRIFVQQLGRGLRLADGKDKVIVLDFVSDIRRMAEMVEMNNEGKAKGREKEVLFLKQGFVSFSDAKVERFVNVWIEDVADLSGSDDEVKLTFPEGF, encoded by the coding sequence ATGACTTTTTATACGCACGACATTTCCCAGGGGAACAACTGGAAGGGTCTTGTGCGTGCCGTGGCGAGGGTGATGTCACATATAGGGTGGAAGGACACCGCCGTGATTGATGGCTCCGGCGATATGGGTGCGGACGTTCTGGCGACACAAGCTGATGGTGATAGAATACGTTCTTGGGTCGTTCAGTCCAAAGCCGTGTCCGGCGACCGCTACATAGGGCCGAACGCAATGCAGGAGGCGATAAACGCCCTGTCATTTTACGGTACAGAAATAGCTGCCGTAGCCACAAACGGTGAGTTTACGCAGACCGCCAAGACAAGGCAGAAGCAACTTGAGGCAAACGGATATACACTAAAGCTTTGGAACGGGGCTTTCATAAAAAAGCTCATCGAACAGATGCCCGCGGATAGTGTGGCTCTTCGGGAGCTTCGTCCGTATCAGGAAAGCATTATCAAGAAAGTCGTAGAGGTATATGACTCAGGCGGTAAAAAGGCTTTTTACATTGTCGCCACTGGTCTTGGAAAGACGGTGATCGCTGCCACCATTACGCGGCAATTATGGGAACGCGGATGTCGAAGGATTCTCGTCCTCTGCCACCAGACCGATTTGGCACAGCAGCTTGAGCAAGGCTTTTGGTCGCAGCTTACAAAGGAAGTCCCCACATCAGTCTTCTTCGACGGTATACCGCCAAAGGATACAGAGGGCGTGTCATTCGGCCTATATCAAAGCCTGTACGGTTATCTACCTGGTATTGAGGAAGACCGATTTGATGTCGTTATCGTCGACGAGGCGCATCACGCCTTGGCATATGGATTCAGGGCTTGCCTTGAGCATTTGAGGCCAAGGTTTTTAATTGGGATGACCGCCACCCCATGGCGAGGCGACGGGCAGAACCTAAACACCGTATTTGGGGAACCGCTAGCGAAAGTTTCTCTCGTGGACGGCATGGCGATGGGTTTTCTGTCTAAGGTGGATTACCGTATCCTCTGCGACAACGTTGACTGGGACGGTATGCAATCCATCAGCAAGAAGAAACTTTCCATCAAGGATTTGAACAAACGCCTATTCTTACCTCAACGCGACGAGGCGGTTATCACGGAAATACAAAATGTTGTAAAGACTGTTCCAAACCCGAGAATCGCCATATTTTCACCGTCAATTGAGCACAGCAACCGTTTCGCGGCTATGCTCTCCGCCGCAGGGATACCAACCGCCTCACTATCCACCTCGGACAAGGCGGAGCGCCGAAAGCGGCTATTAAGCTTCTCCGCCGGGAACTACAGCACGGTAACTGCGGTGGACGTAATGAACGAGGGAATTGATATCCCCGATGTTAACATCCTTGTGTTCCTGCGAGCCACGCACTCCAGGCGCATTTTCGTACAACAGCTTGGGCGCGGACTCCGACTCGCGGATGGCAAAGATAAAGTCATCGTTTTGGACTTTGTATCCGACATTCGGCGGATGGCCGAGATGGTCGAGATGAATAATGAGGGCAAAGCCAAAGGTCGTGAAAAGGAAGTGCTGTTTTTGAAACAAGGTTTTGTTTCCTTCTCCGACGCGAAGGTGGAGCGTTTTGTAAATGTTTGGATTGAGGACGTGGCTGACCTCAGCGGTTCTGACGACGAGGTCAAGCTGACGTTTCCGGAGGGGTTCTAA
- a CDS encoding DUF2158 domain-containing protein, with product MSFKVGDVVQLNSGGPKMTVEMVIGASDNNPASIAIGNQAKMRGMKEGDCFCKWFEGKEIKQDFFKADTIRLVEDDGIATGKLPGPGPLGRRL from the coding sequence ATGAGTTTCAAAGTGGGTGATGTAGTTCAGTTGAATAGTGGTGGGCCTAAAATGACAGTTGAAATGGTAATTGGGGCTTCGGATAATAATCCCGCTAGCATTGCAATTGGAAATCAGGCTAAAATGAGAGGTATGAAGGAAGGAGATTGTTTTTGTAAATGGTTTGAAGGTAAAGAAATAAAACAAGATTTTTTTAAGGCTGATACTATAAGATTAGTAGAGGATGATGGTATCGCTACAGGTAAACTGCCGGGGCCTGGTCCGCTAGGTAGAAGGCTTTAA
- a CDS encoding potassium transporter TrkH, with protein sequence MKKFFRKLAGTIKAIFNSGKKRISKFRTERIILLGFLSYILIGVGLLSLPFAQKVPVGFIDNSFIATSAVSTTGLTTVSVSDSYTFFGQLIILILIQLGGIGYMAFGSFIVIFSGKSISEIRQRILENEYPLPEGFSVGILIKNIIVFTFIIEFIGAIAIYLILLSQGINDSVWSAIFHSISAFCTAGFGLYNNSMEGFYNNYAMNIVILILTYIGAIGFIVITDLFYRIRGKVKKITLTSKIILFITFTGTIVGTLIIFFTEPKIAGFPVIDRLFISLFQSVNAMSTAGFDSFSMGNLSMSSIIVLWFLMIVGASPSGTGGGLKTTTFSAIFAILKSKLRGAQKISFFKNVIPDYRIWTAVTTFISYFGILFIGVFLLTFSEPKKDFLSLIFETASGLGTVGLSLGITSSLSDASKIIITLIMFIGRIGVLTFGISIFARNIDIQFFKDKSIHKKEDVAL encoded by the coding sequence GTGAAAAAATTCTTCAGGAAATTGGCCGGTACGATAAAAGCGATTTTTAACAGCGGTAAAAAGAGAATTTCAAAATTCCGAACGGAAAGAATCATTCTTCTAGGCTTTTTAAGTTACATTTTGATTGGAGTAGGTTTACTCAGCCTTCCATTCGCGCAAAAGGTACCTGTAGGATTCATCGATAATTCATTCATAGCCACCTCAGCCGTATCGACAACCGGATTGACAACGGTCAGTGTTTCGGATAGTTATACTTTCTTCGGTCAGTTAATTATCCTGATACTCATACAGCTGGGCGGAATTGGCTATATGGCTTTCGGTTCGTTTATTGTCATATTCAGTGGAAAATCTATTTCTGAAATACGGCAGAGAATCCTTGAAAACGAGTACCCGTTACCGGAAGGGTTTTCGGTCGGGATTCTTATAAAAAATATCATAGTTTTTACTTTTATCATCGAATTTATCGGGGCGATTGCAATCTACCTCATTCTACTTTCTCAGGGGATTAACGATAGCGTCTGGAGCGCGATTTTTCATAGCATTTCCGCCTTTTGTACCGCGGGATTCGGTCTATACAACAATAGTATGGAAGGATTCTATAATAACTATGCAATGAATATCGTTATCCTGATTCTTACTTATATCGGGGCAATCGGTTTCATTGTGATAACCGATTTATTTTACAGGATTCGCGGAAAGGTAAAAAAGATCACCCTGACCAGTAAAATTATTCTCTTTATTACTTTTACAGGCACTATCGTCGGAACTTTGATCATATTTTTTACGGAGCCGAAAATCGCCGGATTTCCGGTGATCGACCGTTTGTTTATCTCTCTTTTTCAAAGTGTGAACGCTATGTCAACCGCGGGTTTCGATTCGTTCTCGATGGGGAATCTTTCAATGTCGTCGATTATTGTACTTTGGTTTCTGATGATTGTAGGGGCGTCTCCGTCGGGTACAGGGGGAGGGTTAAAAACCACTACTTTCTCCGCGATATTCGCGATTCTGAAGAGCAAACTGCGCGGGGCGCAAAAAATTTCATTTTTCAAAAATGTTATTCCCGATTACCGGATTTGGACTGCGGTGACAACGTTTATTTCCTATTTTGGTATCCTGTTCATCGGGGTATTCCTCCTCACTTTTTCCGAACCGAAAAAAGACTTTCTCAGCCTGATTTTTGAAACCGCGTCGGGTTTGGGGACTGTCGGTTTGAGCCTGGGTATTACCTCGAGCCTTTCGGATGCATCGAAAATAATTATTACTTTGATTATGTTCATCGGAAGAATAGGGGTTCTGACATTCGGGATATCTATTTTTGCACGAAATATAGATATACAGTTTTTTAAGGATAAATCGATCCATAAAAAAGAGGATGTTGCATTATAA
- the purU gene encoding formyltetrahydrofolate deformylase, translating into MPLKKPTAILLLSCPDTRGIVAEVSKFVFENNGNIIHSDQHTDLQTATYFMRIEWELDGFSVPAGVIKEIFTPIARKFDMDWSLHFSDYRPKMAVLVSKTDHCLYDLLLRVKSGELYAEVPAVIGNHDDLKPVAEYFGTRFECFPVDLSDKDSVERREIGLFDSLGIDLIVLARYMQILSGGFVERYKNRIINIHHSFLPAFVGAKPYHQAYSRGVKIIGATSHYVTADLDQGPIIAQDVTQVSHRDSVEDLIRKGKNLEKNVLSRAVQLHLEHKIVVFGNKTVIFD; encoded by the coding sequence ATGCCGTTGAAAAAACCGACCGCGATTTTACTATTATCATGTCCTGACACAAGGGGAATTGTCGCCGAGGTGTCGAAATTCGTATTCGAGAATAACGGGAACATCATCCATTCCGACCAGCATACCGATTTGCAGACCGCGACCTATTTCATGCGGATAGAATGGGAGCTCGACGGATTTTCCGTACCGGCGGGAGTGATAAAAGAAATATTTACGCCGATCGCGCGCAAATTCGATATGGACTGGTCGCTCCATTTTTCGGACTACCGCCCGAAGATGGCGGTGCTGGTCTCGAAGACCGACCATTGCCTGTACGACCTTCTCCTGCGCGTCAAATCGGGCGAATTATACGCAGAGGTTCCCGCGGTGATCGGCAACCATGACGACCTCAAACCGGTCGCGGAGTACTTCGGGACGCGTTTCGAGTGCTTCCCGGTAGACTTATCGGACAAGGATTCGGTCGAACGCCGGGAAATCGGGCTTTTCGACTCGCTCGGTATCGACCTGATTGTTCTCGCGCGCTATATGCAGATCCTCAGCGGCGGGTTTGTGGAGAGATATAAAAACCGTATCATCAATATCCATCACTCGTTCCTTCCGGCGTTCGTGGGGGCGAAGCCCTATCATCAGGCGTACTCGCGCGGGGTGAAAATTATCGGCGCGACCAGCCATTATGTAACCGCCGACCTCGATCAGGGGCCGATCATCGCGCAGGATGTCACGCAGGTGAGCCACCGCGATAGTGTGGAGGATTTAATCCGAAAGGGTAAGAACCTCGAGAAGAACGTCCTGTCGCGCGCCGTCCAACTCCACCTCGAGCATAAAATCGTCGTATTCGGTAATAAAACCGTCATTTTCGACTGA
- a CDS encoding TIGR00730 family Rossman fold protein, which translates to MNRTICVFASSSDHVSEIYYKKAAELGGMIAHEGDCLIFGAGEIGLMGELGRAVKTRGGRVIGVIPEVLNRKGIVFENPDELIVTPTMGERKQIMEDRADAYIGLPGGFGTLEEIIEVITLKQLGYHNKPIVLLNTNGFYDSLHDLFDELFRERFIDEVFRDLYSIAGEPREAMDYLNGYRPREYASKV; encoded by the coding sequence ATGAACAGGACAATCTGCGTATTCGCGTCATCCAGCGACCATGTATCGGAAATCTACTATAAAAAAGCCGCCGAACTCGGCGGGATGATCGCGCACGAGGGGGACTGCCTCATCTTCGGCGCGGGCGAGATCGGCCTGATGGGCGAATTGGGGCGCGCGGTAAAAACGCGGGGCGGCAGGGTCATCGGGGTCATCCCAGAAGTCCTCAACCGCAAGGGCATCGTATTCGAGAATCCCGATGAACTGATCGTCACCCCCACGATGGGCGAGCGCAAGCAGATTATGGAAGACCGCGCCGACGCGTATATCGGATTGCCCGGCGGGTTCGGCACTCTCGAGGAGATTATCGAGGTCATCACCCTCAAGCAGCTCGGGTATCATAACAAGCCTATCGTCCTGTTGAATACCAACGGGTTCTACGACAGCCTGCACGACCTGTTCGACGAACTATTCCGGGAACGGTTTATCGACGAGGTATTCCGCGACCTGTATTCTATTGCCGGCGAACCCCGCGAGGCGATGGATTACCTGAACGGCTACCGCCCGAGGGAGTACGCAAGCAAGGTTTAA
- a CDS encoding tautomerase family protein, translating to MPLVKISLRDTNPAAASRDAKKKLLDIIHATLVEVFKIPDFDRFQRLEIYSPDDFELPSNRTPDAILIEITAFPGRTTDTKKKLYRSVVDRIHAGFGIPVNDITIVIYEPGLECWGIRGGQTAAEVDMGFDLKV from the coding sequence ATGCCGTTAGTAAAAATCTCCCTGCGCGATACGAACCCCGCCGCCGCGAGCCGCGATGCCAAAAAGAAACTCCTCGATATCATTCATGCCACACTCGTCGAGGTGTTTAAAATCCCCGATTTCGACCGTTTCCAGCGCCTCGAGATATACTCCCCCGACGATTTCGAACTCCCGTCGAACAGGACTCCCGACGCGATCCTGATCGAGATCACCGCGTTCCCGGGTCGGACTACCGATACCAAGAAGAAACTCTACCGGAGCGTTGTCGACAGGATCCACGCAGGGTTCGGTATCCCCGTGAACGATATAACAATCGTCATCTACGAACCGGGGCTCGAATGCTGGGGAATCCGCGGAGGGCAGACCGCCGCCGAGGTGGACATGGGGTTCGACCTCAAGGTATAA